The following coding sequences are from one Shewanella eurypsychrophilus window:
- a CDS encoding SlyX family protein: MEHLEQRVEDLEMKLAFQEGTIEDLNQQVIKLNDLLSNQQQAIRLLVSKLHTVEPSNMADQSEETPPPHY, translated from the coding sequence ATGGAACATTTAGAACAAAGAGTCGAAGATCTTGAAATGAAACTAGCCTTCCAAGAAGGCACCATAGAAGATCTCAATCAGCAAGTGATCAAGTTAAATGACTTGCTGTCTAATCAGCAACAAGCAATACGACTCTTAGTCAGCAAATTACATACCGTTGAACCGAGTAATATGGCGGATCAGTCGGAAGAGACACCTCCGCCGCACTATTAA